The region CCTTTGCTGTTTTCCTGCCTTTGTTTTCCCAAACGTTTTACGATTTGAGCCATTCCATGACCTTAGCTGAATTTTGGCCGCAGTGCCTTTTGAGTCTGAACCTGACCTTACCCGCGCAACAATTCCAGCAATGGATTGCACCGTTGACCGTGGGCGAGGAAGGCGGCGTGTGGGTGGTGTATGGCAAAAATCAGTTTGCCGTCAATATGTTGAAAAACCGGTTTGCCGCTAAGATTGATGCCGTTTGTGCGCAATTGGCGCCACAGCAGGGGGCGCTGGTGTTTAAAGTCGGTGCAGGGCAAAGCTATGACATGGCGGCACAACAGGATGCGCCTGCGGCAGAGAATCAGGAAGTACAGGCGGCAGAAGCGCCTTCGCAAGCAACGATTGCTGAAACCGCGCAAACCGATTTGGCTATGCCGTCTGAACACACGGCCAAGCCGATACCGAAAAAATCCGCTGCCGATATTTTGGCCGAACGTTTGAAAACCCTACCGGAAAGCAAAGCCGCACCGGAAGCGGCAGAAGACAAACCCGCGCCCGGTAAAATCAAGCAGGAAGTGCAGCGTGAGGCAGAAGAAGCGCGTTATCAGGCGACCAATTTATCGTCGGATTACACGTTTGACACCTTGGTCGAAGGTAAGGGCAACCGCATTGCCGCTGCCGCAGCGCAGTCAATTGCAGAAAATCCGGGACAAAGTTATAACCCGTTTTTCCTATACGGAAGCACAGGCTTGGGTAAAACCCACTTGGTGCAGGCTATTGGTAACGAATTGCTGAAAAACAAGCCCGATGCCAAAGTGCGTTATATGCATTCCGATGATTACATCCGCAGCTTTATGAGCGCCGTGCGTTCCAATGGTTATGATGTGTTCAAACAGCAATACAAACAATACGATTTGCTGATTATCGACGATATTCAGTTCATCAAAGGCAAAGACCGCACGATGGAAGAGTTCTTCTATCTGTATAACCATTTCCATAATGAAAAGAAACAGTTAATCTTAACTTGTGATGTATTGCCGGCCAAAATCGAAGATATGGACGACCGCCTGAAGTCACGCTTCTCATGGGGGTTGACACTGGAACTCGAGCCGCCCGAATTGGAAATGCGCGTGGCGATTTTGCAGAAAAAAGCCGAATCCGCAGGCGTAAACCTGACCGAAGAAGCGGCGTTTTTCATTGCCAACCTGATTCGCTCGAATGTGCGTGAATTGGAAGGCGCGTTCAACCGTGTCAGCGCCAGCAGCCGCTTTATGAATAAGCCGATTGACATCGATTTGGCACGAGATGCGCTGCAAGACATCATCGCCGTGCGTCATAAAGTAATTACCGCCGATTTGATTATCGATGCCACTGCCAAATATTACCGCATTAAAATCAGTGATATCCTGGGCAAAAAACGCACGCGCAATATTGCCCGCCCGCGCCAAGTGGCGATGAGTTTGACTAAAGAACTCACCAATTTAAGCCTGCCGTCCATCGGCGATGTTTTCGGCGGTCGCGACCATACCACTGTGATGCACGGCGTGAAGGCGGTCGCAAAACTGCGCGAAGAGGATCCCGAATTGGCGCAGGATTATGAAAAACTACTGATTATGATTCAGAACTGATGTTCAGACGGCCTGATAAATATAGTAAATCCACTTTAAAATAGTACGGCGTTGGTTCGCCTGGCCGTATTATTTATACTGTCTTCTGCTCGCCGCCTTGTCCTGTTTTAAAGTGAAGCCACTGTATCAGGCCGTCTGAAACCGAAAACCGACAAAACCAAACAAAATCCAAAGGACTTTCCCATGTTAATTTTGCAAGCCGACCGCGACAGCATTCTCAAGCCGCTGCAAGCCGTTACCGGTATTGTGGAACGCCGCCATACCTTGCCGATTCTGTCTAACGTGTTAATCGAAAGCAGCAACGGTCAAACCAATATCTTGGCGACCGACTTGGAAATCCAAATCAACAC is a window of Neisseria yangbaofengii DNA encoding:
- the dnaA gene encoding chromosomal replication initiator protein DnaA, whose amino-acid sequence is MTLAEFWPQCLLSLNLTLPAQQFQQWIAPLTVGEEGGVWVVYGKNQFAVNMLKNRFAAKIDAVCAQLAPQQGALVFKVGAGQSYDMAAQQDAPAAENQEVQAAEAPSQATIAETAQTDLAMPSEHTAKPIPKKSAADILAERLKTLPESKAAPEAAEDKPAPGKIKQEVQREAEEARYQATNLSSDYTFDTLVEGKGNRIAAAAAQSIAENPGQSYNPFFLYGSTGLGKTHLVQAIGNELLKNKPDAKVRYMHSDDYIRSFMSAVRSNGYDVFKQQYKQYDLLIIDDIQFIKGKDRTMEEFFYLYNHFHNEKKQLILTCDVLPAKIEDMDDRLKSRFSWGLTLELEPPELEMRVAILQKKAESAGVNLTEEAAFFIANLIRSNVRELEGAFNRVSASSRFMNKPIDIDLARDALQDIIAVRHKVITADLIIDATAKYYRIKISDILGKKRTRNIARPRQVAMSLTKELTNLSLPSIGDVFGGRDHTTVMHGVKAVAKLREEDPELAQDYEKLLIMIQN